A window of Palaemon carinicauda isolate YSFRI2023 chromosome 27, ASM3689809v2, whole genome shotgun sequence contains these coding sequences:
- the LOC137620574 gene encoding pro-resilin-like → MMILIPALLSLAAADKRPPSNGYGPPPSSAYGPPKNAYGVDPAIAALAENIPGGGVPGEDYPILASVPDTGFDCNAQNVPGYYADTDAEAGCQVFHICQDRPSGRRQQDSFLCPNGTIFNQQYLVCDWWFNFDCADAEDFYSVNELIGVQPYGYANGNGNGNGNNGYGSNGNGNGNGNNGYGSNGNGNGKKNGNGNGRKNGKKNGNGNGNGNGYGSNGNGAPSAPSNGYGAPPAPSNGYGAPSESYGAPF, encoded by the coding sequence ATGATGATTCTTATTCCAGCTCTTCTCAGCTTGGCAGCTGCTGATAAGCGTCCTCCTTCCAACGGCTATGGTCCCCCACCAAGCAGTGCCTATGGTCCTCCCAAAAATGCCTATGGAGTAGATCCTGCCATTGCTGCCCTGGCTGAGAACATCCCTGGAGGTGGTGTCCCTGGAGAGGACTACCCTATCTTGGCCTCTGTCCCTGACACAGGATTCGACTGCAACGCCCAAAACGTCCCTGGATATTACGCCGACACTGACGCTGAAGCTggctgccaggtcttccacatctgccaggaCAGACCAAGTGGACGCCGCCAACAGGActccttcctctgccccaacggaACCATCTTCAACCAACAGTACCTCGTCTGTGATTGGTGGTTCAACTTCGACTGCGCTGATGCCGAAGACTTCTACTCTGTCAACGAACTCATCGGGGTCCAGCCTTATGGTTATGCCAATGGAAATGGTAACGGCAATGGTAACAACGGATATGGTTCTAATGGAAACGGTAACGGCAATGGAAACAATGGTTATGGTTCCAACGGAAATGGAAATGGCAAGAAGAACGGTAATGGCAACggcagaaagaatggaaagaagaacGGTAACGGAAATGgtaatggcaatggctatggctcaAATGGAAATGGTGCACCATCTGCACCAAGCAATGGCTATGGCGCACCTCCTGCTCCAAGCAATGGGTATGGTGCTCCCTCTGAATCCTATGGAGCTCCATTCTAA
- the LOC137620817 gene encoding pro-resilin-like produces MILIPALLSLAAADQRPPSNGYGPPPSSAYGPPKNAYGVDPAIAALAENIPGGGVPGEDYPILASVPDTGFDCNAQNVPGYYADTDAEAGCQVFHICQDRPNGRRQQDSFLCPNGTIFNQQYLVCDWWFNFDCADAEDFYSVNELIGVQPYGYGKSNGNGNGNGNNGYGSNGNGNGNGNNGYGSNGNGKKNGNGNGRKNGKKNGNGNGNGYGSNGNGAPSAPSNGYGAPSAPSNGYGAPSAPSDAYGPPSESYGAPF; encoded by the coding sequence ATGATTCTTATTCCAGCTCTTCTCAGCTTGGCAGCTGCTGATCAGCGTCCTCCTTCCAACGGCTATGGTCCGCCACCAAGCAGTGCTTATGGTCCTCCCAAAAATGCCTATGGAGTAGATCCTGCCATTGCTGCTCTGGCTGAGAATATCCCTGGAGGTGGTGTCCCTGGAGAAGACTACCCTATCTTGGCCTCTGTCCCTGACACCGGATTCGACTGCAACGCCCAAAATGTCCCTGGATATTACGCCGACACTGACGCTGAAGCTggctgccaggtcttccacatctgccaggaCAGACCCAATGGACGCCGCCAGCAGGActccttcctctgccccaacggaACCATCTTCAACCAACAGTACCTCGTCTGTGATTGGTGGTTCAACTTCGACTGCGCTGATGCTGAAGACTTCTACTCTGTCAACGAACTCATCGGAGTCCAGCCTTACGGTTATGGAAAGAGTAATGGCAATGGCAACGGCAACGGCAACAACGGATATGGTTCAAATGGAAACGGTAACGGTAATGGAAACAATGGTTATGGTTCCAATGGAAATGGCAAGAAGAACGGTAATGGCAACGGTAGAAAGAACGGAAAGAAGAACGGTAATGGAAATGGCAATGGTTATGGTTCTAATGGAAATGGTGCACCATCTGCACCAAGCAACGGCTATGGCGCACCATCTGCACCAAGCAATGGCTATGGCGCACCATCTGCACCAAGCGATGCATATGGTCCTCCCTCTGAATCCTATGGAGCCCCATTCTAA